One part of the Bacteroidales bacterium genome encodes these proteins:
- a CDS encoding Na+ dependent nucleoside transporter, with amino-acid sequence MVTVAFASQQQDSIVQIADTTIQVDQIEVSTGSETSSILLSDAEGVTGMKLITILRGMLGLVVLLIIAFLLSSNRKAISWKLVGIGLSIQVVLAIGVLKVPFIMSFFEFIGKIFIVILDFTRVGSEFLLGGLMNVDAYGFIFAFQVLPTIIFFSALTSLLFYLGIIQKVVYGLAWLMTKAMRLSGAESLSVAGNIFLGQTEAPLLIKAYLPKMTKSEMLLVMIGGMATMAGGVLAAYISFLGGTDPVQRLMFAKHLITASVMAAPGAVVVAKMLVPQTEDIDRTIEVTKDKIGSNVLDAISNGTGEGLKLAVNVAAMLLVFLAFIAMANFILLKTGNLLGLNPMIAEFSNGQYNALSLQFILGYAFAPLMWLLGVATPDITLVGRLLGEKLIMTEFIGYVSLAELKEAGAFASGKSIIMATYILCGFANFASIGIQIGGIGSLAPNQRVLLSKYGMKALAGGTLASLFSATIIGIILG; translated from the coding sequence ATGGTAACTGTGGCTTTTGCCTCACAACAGCAGGACAGTATTGTTCAAATTGCTGATACGACAATTCAGGTGGATCAAATTGAGGTTTCGACTGGTTCAGAAACATCATCTATTTTATTGTCAGATGCCGAAGGCGTTACAGGAATGAAGCTCATTACAATCCTTCGTGGAATGCTAGGCCTTGTTGTGCTTCTTATTATTGCTTTTTTGTTGAGTTCGAACCGCAAGGCCATTTCCTGGAAACTAGTGGGTATTGGATTGTCTATCCAGGTTGTGTTGGCCATAGGCGTGTTGAAAGTGCCATTTATTATGAGCTTCTTTGAGTTTATAGGGAAGATATTTATAGTCATTCTTGACTTTACCCGCGTGGGAAGTGAGTTTCTGCTTGGTGGTTTAATGAATGTTGATGCTTACGGTTTTATTTTTGCTTTCCAGGTGTTGCCTACAATCATATTTTTCTCGGCTTTAACCAGTTTGTTGTTTTACCTCGGCATCATACAAAAAGTGGTTTACGGACTAGCTTGGCTTATGACCAAAGCTATGCGCCTATCGGGGGCTGAAAGCCTGTCGGTGGCCGGTAATATTTTTCTCGGCCAGACTGAAGCGCCACTTTTAATAAAAGCTTACTTGCCTAAAATGACAAAAAGTGAAATGCTGCTGGTAATGATCGGAGGGATGGCTACCATGGCCGGAGGAGTATTGGCAGCTTACATAAGCTTTTTAGGGGGGACCGACCCCGTGCAACGGCTCATGTTTGCCAAGCACCTGATCACTGCATCTGTCATGGCAGCGCCGGGAGCGGTGGTGGTAGCAAAAATGCTGGTCCCACAAACCGAAGATATTGACCGGACCATTGAAGTAACTAAAGATAAGATTGGCAGCAATGTGTTGGATGCAATATCGAACGGAACCGGCGAAGGCTTAAAACTTGCCGTAAATGTTGCAGCCATGTTGCTTGTGTTTTTAGCTTTTATTGCGATGGCAAATTTTATTTTACTCAAAACCGGCAATCTTTTGGGTCTGAACCCCATGATTGCAGAATTCAGCAATGGGCAATACAATGCTTTGTCGTTGCAGTTTATTCTGGGTTATGCTTTTGCTCCACTCATGTGGTTGTTAGGAGTAGCAACCCCTGATATTACCCTGGTTGGCCGCCTGCTCGGTGAGAAACTGATCATGACAGAGTTTATTGGCTATGTGAGCCTTGCCGAGCTGAAAGAGGCAGGAGCATTTGCTTCGGGTAAATCAATCATCATGGCTACCTATATTCTTTGTGGTTTTGCAAACTTTGCTTCCATTGGTATTCAGATTGGCGGAATTGGCTCCCTTGCACCAAACCAACGCGTATTACTTTCAAAATACGGGATGAAGGCGCTGGCAGGAGGAACGCTTGCTTCCTTGTTTTCAGCAACGATTATAGGGATCATACTGGGGTGA
- a CDS encoding TonB-dependent receptor translates to MRFTILLAVSLLSFLITIIGSSHAQTNRYSLSGFVYEAGSRESLPGVNIYFPEQRTGTSSNNYGFYSITLPEGNYQVVYSSVGYNPQAFEIELNKHITFDAFLDPSIELSGVEIVGERVPAITETPMMSTIDLPVKQIQRIPALLGEKDVLKIIQLMPGVKKGTEGSSGFYVRGGGADQNLIILDDATVYNAFHLFGFFSLFNGDALKSVQLTKGGFPARFGGRLSSVLEMTMKDGNQERISGEAGIGIISSRLLLEGPIIKNKASFIVSGRRTYLDVLARPFMPKDEKFGYYFYDLNAKVNYTINNKNRLYLSAYAGRDKFFARFKDFYSTNDAGMYWENATATLRWNNLINHRLFANASLIFSQYRLNIYVKEKYDNNWFELSYASGIRDLSLKYDLHYSPHPNHTIKAGLISTFHHFTPSAVVLRDDYLLEYEENVKAIDVLESGLYIEDEIKLGSKIRANAGMRLSHFVDKDASYINPEPRVSLSYLLPKEIAIKASFATMNQYVHVLSNTGIGLPTDLWVPSTKNVPPQKSRQVALGFAKDLKDQNLEVSIEGYYKKSDNTLGYREGASFLLIGDPTGAEEVNWENEVTSGQAWAYGAELLIQRKTGKLTGWIGYTLSWAELQFDEVNFGKKYFARYDRRHDISVVAVYEISEKLIFSGTWVYGTGNAITLPIGEYWSYPHSMGQYDGFNPGFWWGNVNDYGGINNFRMAPYHRLDLGIQFIQQYENWRGTWELSAYNAYNRKNPFFYYIGYTGADERALMQVSIFPIIPSLSYSIKF, encoded by the coding sequence ATGCGATTTACAATACTCCTTGCAGTTTCATTGTTGTCTTTTTTAATTACCATCATCGGCAGTTCCCATGCACAAACCAACCGTTATAGCCTGAGTGGATTTGTTTATGAAGCAGGCAGTCGCGAATCCCTGCCGGGTGTTAATATTTACTTCCCGGAACAACGAACCGGTACAAGCAGCAACAATTATGGATTTTACTCCATTACACTTCCCGAAGGAAATTACCAGGTAGTTTATTCCTCGGTAGGGTATAATCCACAGGCTTTTGAAATTGAACTGAACAAACATATAACCTTTGATGCATTTCTCGATCCTTCCATCGAGCTTTCGGGTGTTGAAATTGTTGGCGAAAGGGTTCCTGCCATTACTGAAACCCCTATGATGAGCACAATAGATTTGCCGGTAAAACAAATTCAGCGCATCCCGGCATTGCTTGGCGAAAAGGATGTGCTAAAAATCATTCAGCTCATGCCCGGGGTCAAAAAAGGAACTGAAGGAAGCAGCGGTTTTTATGTGCGTGGGGGTGGCGCTGATCAAAATCTGATTATCCTCGACGATGCTACGGTTTACAATGCTTTTCACCTTTTTGGTTTCTTCTCACTGTTCAATGGCGATGCACTCAAAAGTGTTCAGTTGACTAAAGGTGGGTTTCCTGCCCGTTTTGGCGGACGTTTGTCATCGGTGCTGGAAATGACCATGAAGGATGGAAATCAGGAACGGATCAGCGGTGAAGCCGGGATTGGAATCATTTCCTCACGGCTACTTCTCGAAGGGCCGATTATCAAAAATAAGGCATCATTCATTGTTTCCGGTCGACGAACCTATCTCGACGTGCTTGCCCGGCCTTTTATGCCTAAAGATGAAAAATTTGGTTATTATTTTTATGATCTCAATGCCAAAGTAAACTATACCATAAATAATAAGAATCGACTGTATTTAAGCGCTTATGCCGGTAGGGACAAATTCTTTGCCAGGTTCAAAGACTTTTATTCTACCAACGATGCGGGCATGTATTGGGAAAATGCTACAGCCACCCTGCGTTGGAACAATCTGATCAACCACCGCTTGTTTGCAAATGCATCGCTGATATTTAGCCAGTACAGGTTGAATATTTACGTGAAAGAAAAATACGACAACAATTGGTTTGAACTTTCGTATGCATCAGGCATCCGCGATCTATCGCTGAAATACGACCTGCATTACTCACCACATCCTAATCATACCATTAAAGCTGGCCTGATTTCTACCTTTCATCACTTCACACCCAGCGCAGTAGTTTTAAGAGATGATTACCTGCTGGAGTATGAGGAAAACGTTAAGGCTATTGATGTACTTGAATCGGGGCTTTACATCGAGGATGAAATAAAACTGGGTTCGAAAATACGTGCCAATGCGGGCATGCGGCTTTCGCATTTTGTTGATAAGGATGCCAGTTATATCAATCCCGAACCCAGGGTAAGTTTGAGTTATCTTTTACCAAAGGAAATTGCCATCAAGGCTTCCTTTGCGACTATGAACCAGTATGTGCATGTGCTTAGCAATACCGGTATTGGCCTTCCCACAGATCTTTGGGTTCCAAGTACAAAGAATGTACCTCCGCAGAAAAGCCGGCAGGTGGCGCTTGGTTTCGCCAAAGACCTTAAGGATCAGAACCTGGAAGTATCCATTGAAGGCTATTACAAAAAATCAGACAACACACTGGGCTATCGCGAAGGTGCCAGTTTTCTTTTAATTGGCGACCCTACTGGCGCCGAAGAAGTAAACTGGGAAAACGAGGTTACATCAGGACAGGCCTGGGCTTATGGAGCAGAGCTTTTAATTCAGCGTAAAACCGGGAAATTGACTGGTTGGATAGGATACACTTTATCATGGGCTGAGCTTCAGTTTGATGAAGTGAATTTCGGCAAAAAGTATTTTGCTCGTTACGATCGCCGTCACGATATTTCTGTGGTAGCCGTTTATGAGATCAGCGAAAAACTCATATTTTCAGGAACCTGGGTTTATGGGACCGGCAATGCCATTACTTTACCAATTGGTGAGTATTGGTCATATCCTCACTCGATGGGCCAATACGATGGTTTCAACCCCGGTTTTTGGTGGGGCAATGTGAACGATTATGGCGGAATAAACAATTTTCGGATGGCGCCTTACCACCGTCTGGACCTTGGCATACAATTTATCCAACAGTATGAAAACTGGAGGGGAACCTGGGAACTCAGCGCATATAATGCTTATAACAGAAAAAATCCGTTTTTCTATTATATAGGCTATACCGGTGCTGACGAGCGCGCGCTCATGCAGGTATCTATCTTTCCTATTATTCCTTCTTTATCTTATTCAATCAAGTTTTAA
- a CDS encoding sodium-translocating pyrophosphatase, with the protein MAILPFAASAQASETIGGFDLMYLIAIGSIVALVFAWFLAKSVNKKSPGTERMQEISNYIQEGAMAYLRQQYKVVGIFFFVLFVLLGFISWVLPALTGERWLSEFVPIAFITGGFFSGLAGYIGMRVATKANARTAQAASESLNAGLRVAFNSGTVMGMTVVGLGLLDLAIWYILLRYVFVVPLGEIPPIMITFGMGASAMALFARLGGGIYTKAADVGADLVGKVEAGIPEDDPRNPATIADNVGDNVGDVAGMGADLYESYVGSIVATMALGAVAALAVTSGWEESLREALVYQYILLPGMIAVVAILASIIGTFLVKADDNATQKTLLKALRTGIYSSTAIISVASFFIVWWIVGMDNIGLWGSMMVGLIAGNVIGYFTEYYTSDNYKPTQNLSGTALTGPATIIIGGIALGMKSTAIPVITIVIATLGAYYFAGAGMFGLYGIGLAAVGMLSTLGITLATDAYGPVADNAGGIAEMAHMDPKVRKRTDALDALGNTTAATGKGFAIGSAALTALALLAEYGHKIMEALHLNTVNVDNWDAAIASAEDSGYDSFLEFSDGLWHLTVNLMDPLVLIGLFIGAVLPFVFSSMSMGAVGRAAQAMVEEVRRQFKEFPGILLGTEKPDYARCVAISTKGAQREMITPSLMAVITPIVVGILFGPASVIALLAGALTSGFVLAIMMANSGGAWDNAKKYIEGGAYGGKGSDPHKAAVVGDTVGDPFKDTSGPSINILIKLMSMVSIVFVGTTIGLNRLIVELIQRIFG; encoded by the coding sequence ATGGCAATTCTGCCGTTTGCTGCTTCCGCACAAGCATCTGAAACTATTGGAGGATTTGATCTGATGTATTTGATCGCAATAGGTTCGATTGTTGCACTGGTATTTGCCTGGTTTCTGGCAAAATCTGTTAACAAAAAAAGCCCGGGCACTGAACGGATGCAGGAAATTTCAAATTACATTCAGGAAGGTGCAATGGCTTACCTTCGCCAGCAATACAAGGTTGTTGGTATCTTTTTCTTTGTACTTTTTGTTTTATTAGGATTCATATCGTGGGTACTTCCAGCTCTCACCGGCGAAAGATGGCTTTCTGAGTTCGTACCTATAGCTTTCATTACCGGTGGTTTCTTTTCGGGTCTTGCCGGTTATATAGGTATGCGGGTAGCTACCAAAGCCAATGCAAGAACAGCCCAGGCTGCAAGCGAAAGTTTGAACGCAGGTCTTAGGGTTGCATTTAACTCGGGAACCGTAATGGGAATGACCGTTGTTGGCCTTGGCCTGCTTGACCTTGCCATCTGGTACATTCTACTGCGTTATGTTTTTGTGGTTCCTCTCGGTGAAATACCTCCCATCATGATTACCTTCGGTATGGGAGCTTCAGCAATGGCGCTGTTTGCCCGTTTAGGTGGGGGAATTTATACAAAGGCTGCCGATGTGGGCGCCGATCTCGTAGGCAAAGTTGAAGCCGGCATTCCGGAAGATGATCCCCGCAACCCGGCAACCATAGCCGATAATGTTGGCGATAATGTAGGAGACGTTGCAGGTATGGGCGCCGACCTTTACGAGAGCTATGTAGGCTCGATAGTAGCTACCATGGCCCTGGGCGCTGTTGCAGCGCTGGCTGTAACTTCCGGTTGGGAAGAATCACTCAGGGAAGCCCTGGTTTATCAGTACATATTATTGCCTGGAATGATAGCTGTAGTAGCAATCCTGGCTTCAATTATAGGAACTTTTCTTGTAAAAGCAGATGATAATGCTACCCAAAAAACATTGCTCAAGGCTTTACGCACCGGTATTTATAGCTCAACTGCCATAATCTCCGTCGCCTCATTCTTCATTGTATGGTGGATAGTGGGAATGGACAATATAGGGTTATGGGGTTCAATGATGGTTGGATTGATTGCCGGTAACGTAATCGGTTACTTCACAGAATATTATACATCCGATAATTATAAGCCAACGCAAAATCTTTCCGGCACAGCTCTGACCGGGCCGGCTACCATTATTATTGGTGGAATTGCCCTAGGCATGAAATCCACCGCTATTCCAGTAATTACTATTGTGATCGCAACACTAGGTGCTTATTATTTCGCAGGTGCCGGAATGTTTGGATTGTATGGCATTGGCCTGGCGGCTGTGGGTATGCTCAGCACGCTGGGAATCACACTTGCTACCGATGCTTACGGCCCTGTAGCTGATAATGCAGGTGGTATCGCCGAAATGGCACATATGGATCCAAAGGTTCGCAAGCGTACCGACGCACTTGACGCGCTTGGAAATACAACGGCTGCCACAGGTAAAGGATTTGCCATCGGAAGTGCAGCGCTCACAGCACTCGCACTGCTCGCAGAGTATGGCCACAAAATTATGGAAGCACTCCATCTGAACACTGTTAATGTTGATAACTGGGATGCGGCAATTGCCAGCGCTGAAGATTCAGGATATGATTCCTTCCTGGAGTTTTCTGATGGGTTATGGCATCTTACTGTTAACCTGATGGATCCACTTGTATTGATTGGTCTGTTCATAGGCGCTGTACTCCCGTTTGTTTTTTCATCTATGTCAATGGGAGCAGTGGGCCGCGCCGCACAAGCCATGGTTGAAGAAGTAAGAAGGCAGTTTAAGGAATTTCCCGGCATCCTGCTTGGCACAGAAAAACCTGACTATGCCCGTTGCGTTGCTATCAGTACCAAGGGAGCACAACGCGAAATGATCACACCATCGCTGATGGCCGTAATCACACCGATTGTTGTCGGAATATTATTCGGGCCCGCTTCTGTAATTGCATTGCTGGCCGGAGCCCTAACCAGCGGATTTGTGCTTGCTATCATGATGGCAAATTCAGGAGGTGCATGGGATAATGCCAAAAAATATATTGAAGGCGGAGCTTATGGCGGAAAAGGAAGCGATCCTCACAAAGCAGCCGTTGTTGGTGATACCGTTGGCGATCCATTCAAAGACACTTCCGGTCCCAGTATCAACATTCTGATTAAGCTTATGAGCATGGTAAGTATTGTTTTTGTTGGAACCACCATAGGTCTTAACAGGCTTATTGTTGAATTGATTCAGAGGATTTTCGGATAA
- a CDS encoding DUF4249 domain-containing protein — MRTKSLLYIFAVGIIFWVSCEEIVDNVDLPEAKPKLVVYSYIQPGTDTITAQVSLSRPITEPWSYEQPFLDDAEVSIKVDQGQEIALQFDPNTNHYFSAVGASFIEVGKKYEINVKSRDGKEVAADCVIPAQNTSLRIVKIDSVEIENRTRYRFRFEFDDPIGAPNYYRLIPKAIMKSEWEGVEYIYEYDANFSYGEQYIAVKERDGETFILECDIEVWTDPGWSGGERLAGVKTYLLSTDEHYYHYHHSLENYEPDNPFSEPTIIYTNMNNGLGVFAGYNPFVLEYWMDGPR; from the coding sequence ATGAGAACCAAGAGTCTATTATATATTTTTGCCGTCGGCATCATTTTTTGGGTTTCCTGCGAGGAGATTGTAGATAATGTAGATCTGCCTGAAGCCAAACCAAAGTTGGTTGTGTATAGCTATATCCAACCAGGTACTGATACGATTACTGCCCAGGTTTCGCTATCAAGGCCAATTACCGAACCATGGAGTTATGAACAGCCTTTCCTTGACGATGCTGAAGTAAGTATTAAAGTGGATCAGGGGCAGGAAATTGCGTTGCAATTTGATCCAAACACAAACCACTATTTCTCAGCCGTTGGCGCTTCATTTATTGAAGTGGGAAAAAAGTATGAAATAAATGTAAAATCAAGAGATGGCAAAGAAGTAGCTGCAGATTGTGTGATCCCTGCACAAAATACCTCTCTGCGGATCGTAAAAATAGATTCTGTAGAAATTGAAAACAGAACACGTTACCGCTTCCGGTTCGAATTTGACGATCCAATCGGAGCACCCAATTATTACCGACTTATTCCTAAAGCCATCATGAAATCTGAATGGGAAGGCGTAGAGTATATTTATGAATATGACGCCAACTTCAGTTACGGTGAACAATACATTGCTGTGAAAGAGAGAGATGGCGAAACTTTTATTCTTGAATGCGACATTGAAGTGTGGACCGATCCAGGCTGGAGCGGCGGTGAAAGGCTGGCAGGAGTTAAAACTTACCTTCTTTCAACCGATGAGCATTATTATCACTATCATCACTCCCTCGAAAACTACGAACCTGATAATCCGTTTTCTGAACCTACAATCATTTATACAAATATGAACAACGGACTTGGTGTGTTTGCCGGGTACAATCCGTTTGTACTGGAGTATTGGATGGATGGGCCGAGATAG
- a CDS encoding bifunctional nuclease family protein, translated as MRKIQLEIKGMSYSQSQTNAYALILGEVDGNRRLPIIIGAFEAHAIAIELEKIKPARPLTHDLIKSFASTFEIEMSEVVINKFQKGVFHAELICSDGNREMSIDSRTSDAIALAIRFSCPIYTYESILSEAGVIVDDENEETAQEAEKEKERATHDLRQFNLSELKAMLQQSVEAEEYEKASRIRDEIKTRKGDPT; from the coding sequence ATGAGAAAGATTCAATTGGAAATAAAGGGAATGTCTTACAGCCAATCGCAAACAAACGCCTATGCTTTGATCTTAGGTGAAGTGGATGGTAACCGAAGGTTGCCAATCATTATTGGCGCTTTTGAAGCACATGCCATTGCCATTGAGCTCGAAAAAATTAAACCAGCCAGGCCATTGACCCACGACCTTATAAAGAGTTTTGCCTCCACATTCGAAATTGAAATGAGCGAGGTGGTGATAAACAAATTTCAAAAAGGCGTTTTTCATGCTGAACTGATTTGTTCAGATGGTAACCGGGAAATGTCTATTGATTCACGCACTTCCGATGCCATTGCCCTTGCCATCAGGTTCAGCTGCCCGATTTATACTTACGAATCAATCCTTAGCGAAGCCGGTGTTATTGTTGACGATGAAAACGAGGAGACAGCCCAGGAAGCAGAAAAAGAAAAGGAAAGGGCCACCCACGACCTCAGACAATTTAACCTTAGCGAATTAAAAGCCATGTTGCAGCAATCAGTTGAAGCAGAAGAATACGAGAAGGCATCAAGGATCAGGGATGAAATTAAAACCCGTAAAGGCGACCCTACATAA
- the gcvP gene encoding aminomethyl-transferring glycine dehydrogenase, whose translation MITDNFLKRHNGPSKDEAARMLKFMGLNSLGELIDQTVPAAIRLKKGLNLPAGLNEFELINHLRDLGARNKIFKSFIGMGYYNSIMPGVIQRNILENPGWYTSYTPYQAEISQGRLEALLMYQTMISDITGMPLANASLLDEGTAAAEAMIMLYNARPRDKVKSNANVFLVSERMFPQTIAVLKTRAQHLDIMVQIGNHENFDLNEKVFGLMVQYPDERGAIYDYRDLAAKAASTGIAVAVAADLLSLALLTPPGEWGADVVVGSSQRFGLPMGFGGPHAGYFATKEDHKRHLPGRIIGVSVDANGNRALRMALQTREQHIKRERATSNICTAQALLAIMSGMWAAYHGPKGIMEIARHINILAGVLGNEAKQYGFKQLNQNFFDTLCFELPGGVSMEAIKKVALENKMNFRYIYQTMLVISIDEVTTLEDINKILEIFANAAAKPFTTFVCDPVECRKIETFGSEFKRTSQYLTHENFNSFHNETEMMRFMKKLENRDLALNRTMIPLGSCTMKLNAASEMFAMSWPEFGSIHPFVPAEQAKGYHLLIEQLEKDLCEITGFARMSFQPNSGAAGEYTGLLVIREYLKAKGESHRNICLIPASAHGTNPASCAMAGMDVVVVKTDPLGNIDLGDLKEKAEKYRENLAAAMITYPSTHGVYEEGILDAINIIHENGGQVYMDGANMNAQVGLTNPGILGADVCHLNLHKTFAIPHGGGGPGAGPIGVASHLVPYLPTHPVVDMGNKQNEMVVAAAPYGSAMILTISYAYIKLLGAEGLTEATKYAMLNANYLKARLEGDYKILYVGKNGWVAHEMIIDCNCFSRSGGVNVIDIAKRLMDFGFHAPTVAFPVIGTLMVEPTESEPLSELDRFCDAMMTIRDEMREVEDGKVALQDSVIKNAPHTCEMVVATEWNHTYSREKAAFPTPYLKKDKYWPSVTRIDDAFGDRNLVCTFEPTTEMLK comes from the coding sequence ATGATCACAGACAACTTCCTGAAAAGACACAATGGGCCCAGCAAGGATGAAGCAGCCAGGATGCTTAAATTCATGGGGCTTAACTCTCTCGGCGAACTCATTGACCAGACGGTACCAGCCGCTATCAGATTAAAAAAAGGATTGAACCTGCCCGCAGGTCTCAACGAGTTTGAACTCATCAACCATCTGCGGGATTTGGGTGCACGAAACAAAATTTTCAAGTCGTTTATTGGTATGGGGTACTACAATTCCATTATGCCTGGTGTAATTCAACGCAACATACTTGAAAATCCGGGTTGGTACACTTCATACACACCTTACCAGGCTGAAATTTCGCAGGGTAGGCTTGAAGCATTGCTGATGTACCAAACCATGATCAGCGATATCACCGGTATGCCACTTGCCAATGCCTCGCTGCTGGATGAAGGTACTGCCGCTGCCGAAGCCATGATTATGCTGTACAATGCCCGCCCACGCGACAAAGTCAAAAGCAATGCGAATGTATTTCTGGTTTCCGAAAGGATGTTCCCACAAACAATTGCCGTGCTGAAAACCCGCGCTCAACACCTTGATATCATGGTTCAGATTGGCAACCATGAAAACTTCGACCTGAATGAAAAAGTGTTTGGCCTCATGGTTCAATACCCTGACGAACGAGGTGCAATCTATGATTACCGCGATCTGGCTGCAAAAGCAGCATCAACAGGAATTGCCGTTGCCGTTGCCGCCGACCTGCTGAGTCTGGCGCTGCTCACTCCTCCGGGAGAATGGGGCGCTGACGTTGTAGTGGGATCAAGCCAGCGTTTTGGCCTTCCAATGGGATTTGGCGGCCCGCATGCAGGATATTTTGCTACCAAAGAAGATCATAAACGTCACCTTCCGGGACGCATCATCGGTGTTTCTGTTGATGCCAATGGAAACCGGGCTTTGCGCATGGCCCTTCAAACCCGAGAGCAACATATTAAACGCGAGCGCGCAACATCCAATATCTGCACTGCACAGGCACTGCTGGCTATCATGTCGGGAATGTGGGCTGCATATCATGGGCCTAAGGGCATTATGGAGATTGCAAGGCATATCAATATTTTAGCCGGGGTGCTCGGCAATGAAGCAAAGCAGTATGGGTTCAAACAACTCAACCAGAATTTCTTCGATACGCTGTGTTTTGAATTGCCTGGCGGTGTTTCGATGGAAGCAATCAAAAAAGTTGCACTTGAAAACAAGATGAACTTCCGCTACATATACCAAACAATGCTGGTAATTAGCATTGATGAAGTAACTACGCTGGAGGACATCAACAAGATTCTCGAAATCTTTGCCAATGCAGCAGCAAAGCCTTTCACAACATTTGTGTGCGATCCGGTTGAATGCAGAAAGATTGAAACATTTGGTTCGGAATTCAAACGTACGAGTCAATATCTTACCCATGAGAACTTCAATAGTTTTCATAATGAAACAGAGATGATGCGTTTCATGAAAAAGCTTGAAAACAGGGACCTGGCGCTTAACCGCACTATGATTCCCCTGGGTTCATGCACCATGAAACTAAATGCAGCTTCAGAGATGTTTGCGATGAGCTGGCCTGAATTTGGATCAATACATCCCTTCGTTCCTGCTGAACAAGCCAAAGGATACCACCTGCTGATTGAACAACTTGAAAAAGATCTTTGCGAAATCACCGGTTTTGCCCGCATGTCGTTTCAACCCAATTCAGGAGCTGCCGGTGAGTATACAGGCTTGCTGGTTATCCGTGAATACCTTAAAGCAAAGGGTGAAAGCCACCGTAATATTTGTCTGATCCCCGCTTCGGCACATGGAACAAATCCGGCCAGCTGCGCCATGGCAGGCATGGATGTAGTTGTTGTTAAAACAGACCCTTTGGGCAATATTGACCTTGGAGATCTGAAAGAAAAGGCAGAAAAATATCGTGAAAATCTTGCGGCTGCCATGATCACCTATCCATCCACCCATGGAGTGTATGAAGAAGGAATCCTGGATGCTATAAACATTATTCACGAAAACGGTGGCCAGGTTTACATGGATGGCGCCAATATGAATGCGCAGGTTGGGCTCACCAATCCCGGAATACTCGGCGCAGATGTTTGCCATCTGAACCTGCACAAGACTTTCGCAATTCCACATGGTGGAGGTGGCCCCGGAGCCGGCCCTATTGGTGTGGCGAGCCATCTGGTTCCTTACCTTCCAACGCATCCGGTAGTGGATATGGGCAATAAGCAAAACGAAATGGTTGTTGCTGCTGCACCTTATGGAAGTGCAATGATCCTTACAATCTCATATGCCTATATCAAGCTGTTGGGCGCCGAAGGTTTGACCGAAGCTACGAAATACGCCATGCTGAATGCAAACTACCTTAAAGCCAGGCTTGAAGGTGATTATAAGATATTGTACGTTGGCAAAAACGGATGGGTAGCGCATGAAATGATCATTGACTGTAATTGCTTTAGCCGTTCAGGCGGGGTGAATGTAATTGACATTGCCAAACGGCTCATGGATTTTGGCTTTCATGCACCCACCGTGGCATTTCCGGTTATCGGAACGCTTATGGTTGAACCTACCGAGAGCGAACCATTATCAGAACTCGATCGCTTCTGTGATGCCATGATGACCATTCGTGATGAAATGCGCGAAGTGGAAGATGGAAAAGTTGCCTTACAGGACAGCGTGATTAAAAATGCCCCACACACCTGTGAAATGGTTGTTGCAACTGAGTGGAACCATACTTACTCAAGGGAGAAAGCTGCATTTCCGACGCCTTACCTTAAAAAAGATAAGTACTGGCCCTCAGTAACACGTATTGACGATGCCTTTGGCGACCGCAACCTGGTGTGCACCTTTGAACCAACAACGGAAATGTTGAAATAG